One Setaria viridis chromosome 5, Setaria_viridis_v4.0, whole genome shotgun sequence genomic region harbors:
- the LOC140222995 gene encoding uncharacterized protein, with protein sequence MGKIGDNSKGVAGGDDDKMVVQQVKEAGVTLRYPMLTENNYGVWAVKMKIFMRAQGVWAAVVSKGDVDEKMDQMALAAIVQAVPEAMVLAISEVETAKKVWKALEEMHAGEERVKKARVQTLKRRLDGMYMNESENISDFALKVTTMVNEIRSLGTKVEDITVVEKLLHSVTDKFGPLISTIEQWGNVEEMSVTETIGRLRAFEESSKGRSREKEMVPQLLVASAEKRLTRAEWEALVAEEKRSGNGSSSSNVGEKKYRGKFDKSKIDCRKCGEFGHFADECDAVKAAKAVAQLAIADQEPTLL encoded by the coding sequence ATGGGGAAGATCGGCGACAATAGCAAGGGTgttgccggcggcgacgacgacaagATGGTGGTGCAACAAGTGAAGGAGGCGGGGGTGACACTACGTTACCCCATGCTCACGGAGAACAACTACGGTGTGTGGGCTGTAAAGATGAAGATTTTCATGCGCGCGCAAGGCGTGTGGGCGGCCGTGGTGAGCAAGGGTGACGTCGATGAGAAGATGGACCAAATGGCTCTCGCCGCCATTGTCCAAGCTGTGCCGGAGGCCATGGTGTTGGCCATTTCTGAGGTGGAGACAGCGAAGAAGGTGTGGAAAGCTCTTGAGGAGATGCATGCTGGTGAAGAACGTGTCAAGAAGGCGCGTGTACAGACCCTCAAGAGGAGGCTTGATGGTATGTACATGAATGAGTCTGAAAATATTAGTGATTTTGCTTTGAAGGTTACCACTATGGTGAACGAGATTCGCTCTCTCGGCACCAAAGTGGAAGACATTACAGTTGTGGAGAAGCTCCTACATTCCGTCACCGACAAGTTTGGACCCCTCATCAGCACCATTGAGCAATGGGGGAATGTGGAGGAGATGTCGGTTACAGAAACGATCGGGCGCTTGAGGGCGTTCGAGGAGTCGTCAAAGGGGCGGTCTCGTGAGAAGGAGATGGTGCCGCAGCTGCTCGTTGCAAGCGCGGAGAAGCGGCTCACACGGGCCGAGTGGGAGGCCTTAGTTGCTGAAGAGAAGCGCAGCGGCAATggctccagcagcagcaacgtTGGTGAGAAGAAGTACCGCGGCAAGTTTGACAAGTCCAAGATCGATTGCCGCAAGTGTGGTGAGTTCGGGCACTTCGCCGACGAGTGTGATGCGGTGAAAGCAGCCAAGGCAGTGGCACAACTTGCCATTGCAGATCAAGAACCAACGCTACTGTGA
- the LOC140220126 gene encoding uncharacterized protein, translating into MAPSSLLLFLVSSVPAMLAAGEEDCPTVSVACGKVNITFLFAIVPDEMTETSCGLIGFQVRCRNNNPYLGYNNRLYGHQFQILDIFYNNASFLLADVHKLQGFNNSASEKCHAPTNNSSNNLGLPFSISPNNQNLIFYNCTKPLLEEERWSRGLVETTCGNMTFVRVAGRSDGSGSYGSYFLEGCSSTVVPVLARYGHANASNYKELISDGFLLTWEAPLKSGIFHSSN; encoded by the coding sequence ATGGCTCCGTCGTCCTTGCTGCTCTTCCTCGTCTCGTCGGTGCCAGCGATGCTTGCGGCCGGAGAAGAGGACTGCCCGACCGTGTCAGTGGCATGCGGCAAAGTCAACATCACCTTCCTGTTCGCGATCGTCCCTGATGAGATGACGGAGACCAGCTGCGGTTTGATTGGGTTCCAGGTTCGTTGCCGGAACAACAACCCGTACCTCGGCTACAATAATCGGCTCTACGGCCACCAGTTCCAGATCCTCGACATCTTCTACAACAACGCCTCCTTTCTCCTTGCCGATGTCCACAAGCTCCAAGGCTTCAATAACTCTGCTTCGGAAAAATGCCACGCCCCGACGAACAACAGCTCCAACAATCTCGGTCTTCCGTTCTCGATCAGCCCTAATAACCAGAACCTGATCTTCTACAACTGCACGAAGCCCCTGTTGGAGGAGGAGAGGTGGAGCCGCGGGCTCGTGGAGACGACCTGCGGGAACATGACGTTCGTTCGCGTCGCCGGGCGTTCCGACGGCTCGGGAAGCTACGGCAGCTACTTTTTGGAGGGCTGCAGCTCTACCGTCGTGCCGGTGCTTGCGAGGTATGGCCATGCGAACGCGAGCAACTACAAGGAGCTCATCAGCGATGGCTTCCTCTTGACATGGGAGGCGCCACTGAAGTCAGGTATATTtcactcttccaactaa
- the LOC117856114 gene encoding LEAF RUST 10 DISEASE-RESISTANCEUS RECEPTOR-LIKE PROTEIN KINASE-like 2.3 isoform X1, producing MHPALVLFPLAASLLLLQDHASADCEPATCGNLTLRYPFWLGSGNQTSSPCGHPSFVIWCSDDRRRSVASLKGSSIHVLSIDYANYSFVASHTRVAAADGVCRTDFNMSVSIALTPFTISPRNRALCFLYNCTGGAAPIGPDEYVNATSSCRAPIYAYLGGAYYWDKPPAIATDGCTYTYFPVLGREAETMTAANYSQLLKDGFVLEWEAAGIGDCAACNARGGKCRYDKATAAFRCLCPDGRSAAGSTCSGGSNRKKIVSIISMTVAASLLLPCIYMLVWHGKRGKLHFFLCEKTSRSTERNIEALIVLHGSLAPKRYKYSQVTKITSSFSDKLGEGGYGSVFKGRLDDGRQVAVKFLHDSKGEGEDFVNEVMSIGRTSHVNIVSLFGFCLEGSKRALIYEYMPNGSLDKFIYSESPKAVLGWDKLYTIAIGIARGLEYLHHSCNTRIVHFDIKPQNILLDEDFHPKVADFGLAKLCHTKESKLSMTGARGTVGFIAPEVHSRTFGVVSTKSDVYSYGMMLLEMVGGRKNVKSVAQKSSEKYFPHWIYDRVRQGDGLQACEVSSENEGIAKKMSVIGLWCIQILPMHRPTIAKVLEMFERGLDDLDMPPRQNFSQILEDPCCNLNAESTSTRSGTKTQVFSEVLKMKEMSVMNSKSLHRLPTL from the exons ATGCATCCGGCCCTGGTCCTCTTCCCGCTGGCCGCCTCCTTGCTCCTCCTCCAAGACCATGCAAGCGCCGACTGCGAGCCGGCGACATGCGGGAACCTCACTCTCAGATACCCATTCTGGTTGGGCAGCGGCAACCAGACCTCATCACCCTGCGGCCACCCGTCCTTCGTGATCTGGTGCAGCGACGACCGCCGCCGGAGCGTAGCCTCACTGAAGGGCTCCTCCATCCACGTCCTCTCCATCGATTACGCCAACTACTCCTTCGTCGCCTCCCACACcagggtcgccgccgccgacggcgtgTGCCGCACCGACTTCAACATGTCGGTCAGCATCGCGCTCACCCCGTTCACCATTAGCCCCCGGAACCGCGCCCTGTGCTTCCTCTACAACtgcaccggcggcgcggccccgaTCGGGCCCGACGAGTACGTGAACGCCACCTCCAGCTGCCGTGCCCCCATCTACGCGTACCTCGGCGGGGCCTACTACTGGGACAAGCCGCCGGCGATCGCGACGGACGGGTGCACGTACACGTACTTCCCAGTGCTGGGGCGGGAGGCGGAGACCATGACGGCGGCCAACTACAGCCAGCTCCTGAAGGACGGATTCGTCCTGGAGTGGGAGGCGGCAGGGATCGGCGACTGCGCCGCCTGCAACGCGAGGGGCGGGAAGTGCCGGTACGACAAAGCCACCGCGGCGTTCCGGTGCCTCTGCCCCGACGGCAGGAGCGCGGCGGGGTCGACATGCTCCG GAGGAAGCAATAGGAAAAAGATAGTCAGTATCA TTTCGATGACAGTAGCTGCAAGCTTGCTCCTACCATGTATATATATGCTTGTATGGCATGGAAAGAGAGGAAAGCTACATTTTTTCCTATGTGAAAAGACTAGCAGAAGCACTGAAAGGAACATTGAGGCCCTAATAGTTTTGCATGGATCCCTAGCTCCAAAAAGATACAAGTACTCACAAGTAACAAAGATAACGTCTTCCTTTAGTGATAAGCTTGGGGAAGGTGGTTATGGTTCGGTTTTCAAAGGAAGGCTAGATGATGGTCGTCAAGTTGCTGTGAAATTCTTACACGACTCCAAAGGAGAAGGCGAGGATTTTGTTAACGAGGTTATGAGCATTGGCAGGACCTCTCATGTTAATATTGTTAGCTTATTTGGGTTTTGTTTGGAAGGCTCAAAGCGGGCCCTAATATATGAGTACATGCCCAATGGTTCTTTGGATAAGTTCATATACTCAGAGAGTCCTAAAGCAGTTTTAGGATGGGATAAGCTCTACACAATAGCGATTGGAATTGCTCGAGGATTGGAATACTTGCATCATAGTTGTAATACACGCATTGTCCATTTTGATATCAAGCCTCAAAATATCCTTCTAGATGAGGATTTTCACCCAAAGGTTGCTGATTTTGGTTTAGCCAAATTGTGTCATACCAAGGAGAGCAAGCTTTCTATGACTGGTGCTAGAGGAACAGTTGGTTTTATTGCCCCTGAAGTTCACTCTCGAACCTTTGGAGTTGTTTCAACAAAATCAGATGTTTATAGTTATGGAATGATGTTATTAGAGATGGTTGGAGGCagaaaaaatgtgaaatcagtTGCTCAGAAATCAAGTGAAAAGTATTTTCCACATTGGATTTATGATCGTGTTAGACAAGGTGATGGATTACAAGCATGTGAGGTCTCAAGTGAAAATGAAGGAATAGCCAAAAAGATGAGTGTGATTGGCCTGTGGTGCATCCAAATACTACCAATGCATCGCCCTACAATAGCAAAGGTTTTGGAAATGTTTGAGCGAGGTTTAGATGATTTGGACATGCCACCGAGACAAAACTTCAGCCAAATTCT CGAAGATCCATGTTGCAATTTGAATGCAGAAAGCACGAGTACAAGAAGTGGTACCAAAACTCAAGTTTTTAGCGAAGTGCTAAAAATGAAGGAGATGAGCGTTATGAATTCAAAAAGTTTACATCGGTTACCAACTCTGTGA
- the LOC117856114 gene encoding LEAF RUST 10 DISEASE-RESISTANCEUS RECEPTOR-LIKE PROTEIN KINASE-like 2.5 isoform X2 codes for MINSNKHCPSQLCGNVNISFPFGLVPEEDAVTHCYALFKVRCRNNTPYLGYYQTEFFMQILSIFYDNASLLIAETQDHNDSRHLELGCYIPTGNATSKIGRPFSISPLNQNLIFYNCIKPLPPSVGLAETMCRNNTYVRVAAERYDGHGSYFLEGCNSTVVPVLARYGHANASNYEELISDGFLLTWEAPLKSGGSNRKKIVSIISMTVAASLLLPCIYMLVWHGKRGKLHFFLCEKTSRSTERNIEALIVLHGSLAPKRYKYSQVTKITSSFSDKLGEGGYGSVFKGRLDDGRQVAVKFLHDSKGEGEDFVNEVMSIGRTSHVNIVSLFGFCLEGSKRALIYEYMPNGSLDKFIYSESPKAVLGWDKLYTIAIGIARGLEYLHHSCNTRIVHFDIKPQNILLDEDFHPKVADFGLAKLCHTKESKLSMTGARGTVGFIAPEVHSRTFGVVSTKSDVYSYGMMLLEMVGGRKNVKSVAQKSSEKYFPHWIYDRVRQGDGLQACEVSSENEGIAKKMSVIGLWCIQILPMHRPTIAKVLEMFERGLDDLDMPPRQNFSQILEDPCCNLNAESTSTRSGTKTQVFSEVLKMKEMSVMNSKSLHRLPTL; via the exons ATGATTAATTCTAACAAGCACTGCCCGTCCCAGCTATGCGGCAACGTGAACATCTCCTTCCCGTTTGGGCTCGTTCCGGAGGAGGACGCCGTGACGCACTGCTATGCACTGTTCAAGGTTCGTTGCCGTAACAACACCCCATACCTCGGATACTATCAGACCGAGTTCTTCATGCAGATCCTCAGCATCTTTTACGACAACGCCTCCTTGCTCATCGCTGAGACCCAGGATCACAATGACTCTAGACACCTGGAACTAGGCTGCTACATCCCGACAGGCAACGCCACCTCCAAGATCGGTCGTCCGTTCTCGATCAGCCCCCTCAATCAGAATCTCATCTTCTACAATTGCATcaagccgctgccgccatccGTGGGGCTTGCAGAGACGATGTGCCGCAACAACACGTATGTTCGCGTCGCTGCCGAGCGTTACGATGGTCATGGCAGCTACTTCTTGGAGGGCTGCAACTCTACCGTCGTGCCGGTGCTTGCGAGGTATGGCCATGCGAACGCGAGCAACTACGAGGAGCTCATCAGCGATGGCTTCCTCTTGACATGGGAGGCGCCACTGAAGTCAG GAGGAAGCAATAGGAAAAAGATAGTCAGTATCA TTTCGATGACAGTAGCTGCAAGCTTGCTCCTACCATGTATATATATGCTTGTATGGCATGGAAAGAGAGGAAAGCTACATTTTTTCCTATGTGAAAAGACTAGCAGAAGCACTGAAAGGAACATTGAGGCCCTAATAGTTTTGCATGGATCCCTAGCTCCAAAAAGATACAAGTACTCACAAGTAACAAAGATAACGTCTTCCTTTAGTGATAAGCTTGGGGAAGGTGGTTATGGTTCGGTTTTCAAAGGAAGGCTAGATGATGGTCGTCAAGTTGCTGTGAAATTCTTACACGACTCCAAAGGAGAAGGCGAGGATTTTGTTAACGAGGTTATGAGCATTGGCAGGACCTCTCATGTTAATATTGTTAGCTTATTTGGGTTTTGTTTGGAAGGCTCAAAGCGGGCCCTAATATATGAGTACATGCCCAATGGTTCTTTGGATAAGTTCATATACTCAGAGAGTCCTAAAGCAGTTTTAGGATGGGATAAGCTCTACACAATAGCGATTGGAATTGCTCGAGGATTGGAATACTTGCATCATAGTTGTAATACACGCATTGTCCATTTTGATATCAAGCCTCAAAATATCCTTCTAGATGAGGATTTTCACCCAAAGGTTGCTGATTTTGGTTTAGCCAAATTGTGTCATACCAAGGAGAGCAAGCTTTCTATGACTGGTGCTAGAGGAACAGTTGGTTTTATTGCCCCTGAAGTTCACTCTCGAACCTTTGGAGTTGTTTCAACAAAATCAGATGTTTATAGTTATGGAATGATGTTATTAGAGATGGTTGGAGGCagaaaaaatgtgaaatcagtTGCTCAGAAATCAAGTGAAAAGTATTTTCCACATTGGATTTATGATCGTGTTAGACAAGGTGATGGATTACAAGCATGTGAGGTCTCAAGTGAAAATGAAGGAATAGCCAAAAAGATGAGTGTGATTGGCCTGTGGTGCATCCAAATACTACCAATGCATCGCCCTACAATAGCAAAGGTTTTGGAAATGTTTGAGCGAGGTTTAGATGATTTGGACATGCCACCGAGACAAAACTTCAGCCAAATTCT CGAAGATCCATGTTGCAATTTGAATGCAGAAAGCACGAGTACAAGAAGTGGTACCAAAACTCAAGTTTTTAGCGAAGTGCTAAAAATGAAGGAGATGAGCGTTATGAATTCAAAAAGTTTACATCGGTTACCAACTCTGTGA